A part of Marinobacter psychrophilus genomic DNA contains:
- the pncB gene encoding nicotinate phosphoribosyltransferase gives MNATVDKSLFRQQTITSAMDTDAYKLHMQQVVFEKYAPVIVKYKFRCRTDENLAQYVDEIRKALHDLDGLGFTEDELTYLSKIRFLKPAFIDFLRQYRFDPKRYLSIRVEQGKLVIECNGPWLYAILFEIPVLAIVSEVRNRRRYGNVDEGLFQDVLYEKVEQLKLELDRRGIESFKFADFGTRRRFSYTVHNRVVGYLTKALPDNFIGTSNYHLAQKYNLTAIGTMAHEYLQAHQALVNVAQSQKEALEVWNQVYRGRLGVALTDCITADAFLADFDYLFSVLFSGVRHDSGDPIIWGEKFIAHYEALGIDPMTKTLVFSDGLNFNRALDIAEHFQGRIQTSFGIGTFLSNDLGDYVTPDGDVYTPLNIVMKMVECNGMPVAKISDEPGKSMCDDPVYLANLKARFNVQ, from the coding sequence ATGAATGCAACCGTCGATAAATCACTGTTCCGCCAGCAGACTATCACCAGCGCAATGGATACCGACGCCTACAAGTTGCACATGCAGCAAGTTGTTTTCGAAAAGTACGCACCGGTGATCGTGAAGTACAAATTCCGGTGCCGGACCGATGAGAACCTGGCGCAATATGTCGATGAAATTCGCAAAGCCTTGCACGATCTCGACGGGCTGGGTTTCACCGAAGACGAATTGACGTACCTGAGCAAGATTCGGTTCCTCAAGCCAGCCTTTATCGACTTCCTGCGCCAGTACCGCTTCGATCCCAAGCGCTACCTGTCAATCCGGGTGGAGCAGGGCAAGCTGGTCATTGAGTGCAACGGCCCGTGGCTCTACGCCATCCTGTTCGAGATTCCGGTACTGGCCATCGTTAGTGAAGTTCGTAACCGTCGCCGGTACGGCAATGTCGATGAGGGTCTGTTTCAGGATGTGCTCTATGAAAAAGTCGAGCAGCTGAAATTGGAGCTGGATCGTCGCGGCATTGAATCGTTCAAGTTCGCCGACTTCGGTACTCGCCGCCGCTTCTCCTACACCGTGCATAACCGCGTGGTGGGTTATCTGACCAAAGCACTGCCCGACAACTTCATCGGCACCAGCAATTACCACTTGGCCCAGAAATACAATCTCACAGCCATCGGCACCATGGCGCACGAGTATCTGCAGGCGCATCAGGCGCTTGTAAATGTCGCCCAGTCACAAAAAGAAGCTCTGGAAGTATGGAATCAGGTCTACCGCGGTCGCCTGGGTGTTGCCCTGACCGATTGCATCACCGCGGATGCCTTCCTGGCGGACTTTGATTATTTGTTCTCGGTGCTGTTCTCCGGTGTGCGCCACGACAGCGGTGACCCCATCATTTGGGGCGAAAAGTTCATCGCCCACTATGAAGCCTTGGGCATCGATCCGATGACGAAAACGCTGGTGTTCAGTGACGGCTTGAACTTCAATCGAGCTTTGGATATCGCGGAACATTTTCAGGGTCGGATTCAGACGAGCTTTGGCATTGGAACGTTTTTGAGCAACGACTTGGGCGACTACGTGACGCCCGACGGTGACGTTTACACGCCTCTGAACATCGTTATGAAGATGGTTGAGTGCAATGGCATGCCCGTGGCGAAGATCAGCGATGAGCCCGGCAAGAGCATGTGTGATGACCCTGTGTACCTGGCCAACCTGAAGGCCCGGTTCAACGTTCAATAA
- a CDS encoding isochorismatase family protein — protein MTCIAAFDVDAQKTFTPLCPNELPVPEGDQVVDELNAQAELAAFRVGSRDAHPSNAKWIADTPDEVFSKVEGENIDIKWPRHAELGTLGFELLDGLPHPVTGYDFMVNKGLDPDCHPYGACYHDLADTVTTGVIEFLKSKGVTVVIVGGLALDYCVAKTVLQLRNADFQVIVNLAAVRGIAEDSVEQAMTDMKQAGAEFANNADDIKRSLTARRFDGNTWAFSPAYPFGAPV, from the coding sequence ATGACCTGCATTGCCGCGTTTGACGTAGACGCACAAAAGACGTTCACGCCTTTGTGCCCGAATGAACTGCCGGTACCGGAAGGTGACCAAGTCGTCGATGAGCTGAACGCTCAGGCCGAGCTGGCCGCTTTCCGGGTTGGTTCCCGGGATGCTCACCCCTCAAATGCTAAGTGGATTGCTGACACGCCCGACGAGGTTTTCAGTAAGGTTGAGGGCGAAAATATTGATATTAAGTGGCCTCGGCACGCCGAACTGGGAACCCTCGGTTTCGAGTTGCTGGACGGCCTGCCGCACCCCGTCACCGGCTATGACTTTATGGTGAACAAAGGTCTGGACCCGGACTGCCACCCATACGGTGCCTGCTATCACGATCTGGCTGATACCGTGACCACGGGTGTTATCGAATTCCTCAAAAGCAAGGGCGTGACCGTTGTCATTGTTGGTGGTCTGGCGCTTGATTACTGCGTCGCCAAAACCGTTCTGCAGTTAAGAAACGCCGACTTTCAAGTCATCGTCAATCTGGCCGCCGTCCGGGGTATCGCTGAGGACAGCGTTGAGCAAGCGATGACCGACATGAAGCAGGCCGGTGCTGAGTTCGCCAACAATGCGGACGACATCAAGCGATCATTAACGGCAAGGAGGTTTGACGGCAACACCTGGGCTTTTAGTCCGGCGTATCCCTTCGGCGCACCCGTGTAG
- the nadE gene encoding ammonia-dependent NAD(+) synthetase: MSKELYMTAGRILEELGVQPTEDRDWGMEITKRVTFLCETIQSAGRSTLVLGISGGVDSLVAGKLCQLAADRMKTNKPEARFIAVRLPYGEQVDEDAAQAALQFIDPDRIMTVDIKPSVDALHAAVVVNDSEISLERADFERGNVKARVRMTAQYEIAALNNGLVVGTDHNAEAVTGFFTKWGDGACDLLPLRGLSKRQVRRLASELGASDEMAGKPATADLECLRPQLADEDVLGFSYDVIDDFLEFKGGSDDQVRKLVAQYEKTQHKRCDPLAVMGAFKPADTQ, encoded by the coding sequence ATGAGCAAAGAACTCTACATGACCGCCGGCCGCATTCTGGAAGAGTTGGGCGTTCAGCCCACAGAAGATCGCGATTGGGGCATGGAAATCACCAAACGTGTCACGTTCCTGTGCGAGACAATTCAAAGTGCCGGGCGCAGCACGTTGGTTCTCGGTATCAGCGGAGGCGTTGATTCACTGGTCGCGGGCAAGCTCTGTCAACTGGCGGCTGACCGAATGAAAACCAATAAACCGGAAGCCAGATTTATCGCTGTTCGCTTGCCTTACGGTGAGCAGGTTGATGAAGACGCTGCGCAGGCGGCGCTGCAATTCATTGACCCGGACCGCATCATGACCGTCGATATCAAGCCGAGCGTAGACGCACTTCATGCCGCGGTTGTGGTGAATGACTCTGAGATCAGCCTGGAACGCGCTGACTTTGAACGGGGCAACGTTAAAGCACGTGTGCGGATGACCGCCCAGTATGAGATTGCCGCCCTGAACAACGGGCTTGTCGTGGGCACCGACCACAATGCGGAAGCGGTAACCGGCTTCTTTACCAAGTGGGGTGATGGCGCCTGTGACCTGCTGCCGCTGCGTGGTCTTAGCAAACGTCAGGTTCGTCGTCTGGCTTCAGAGCTGGGCGCCAGCGATGAGATGGCCGGCAAACCGGCAACGGCTGATTTGGAATGCCTGCGGCCACAACTGGCGGACGAAGATGTGCTGGGGTTTTCTTACGACGTCATCGATGATTTCCTGGAGTTCAAGGGCGGTTCCGACGATCAAGTTCGGAAGCTGGTCGCTCAGTATGAAAAAACTCAGCACAAACGGTGTGACCCGCTGGCGGTTATGGGTGCCTTTAAGCCCGCTGACACACAGTAA